The Besnoitia besnoiti strain Bb-Ger1 chromosome IV, whole genome shotgun sequence genome contains a region encoding:
- a CDS encoding phosphatidylserine decarboxylase (encoded by transcript BESB_052800) — MLEKPLPSMSQIRPVADSVITNELISQVKSRTFRLRQFLFGSIDSELIRLQSPEKRLYVSINHLAPSDYHRVHSPADWTIKLQMYIPGCIPCVPPFQVNRRTLEDGAVLHQYERTSLVGHWDPEKKDAKLFFSVTMVAAIFVGGLNLAWEENPLGSRLKLGLCSGYTDVYEKQVHVPMCASQELGAFRFGSTVVTIFEAPPDFNLTSTGQCSHTSAGQPQGYLGGNRERPLQRTCDAYRGNFKSAFEFLLHIKDKREYDDQLRKNTLLPPEWRREAGRSWAEAVRAMERGLLYGFPLSHYLLQQWAPRLTGYGDIVLGQPGVLRQLNTNEDEAIREGFRCFSRQQLLRAVVL; from the exons ATGCTCGAGAAGCCATTACCTAGCATGTCACAGA TTCGACCTGTTGCAGACAGTGTCATCACCAACGAGCTCATTTCACAG GTCAAGTCGAGAACGTTTCGCCTGCGACAGTTCCTCTTCGGATCCATTGATTCCGAGCTGATTCGCCTGCAATCGCCTGAGAAACGGCTCTACGTCTCCATCAACCATCTCGCCCCCAGCGACTACCACCGTGTTCACTCGCCTGCCGACTGGACCATCAAATTGCAAATGTACATCCCCGGCTGCATTCCCT GCGTCCCGCCTTTTCAGGTGAACCGCCGCACCCTCGAAGATGGCGCAGTGCTGCATCAGTACGAGCGGACGTCGTTGGTGGGTCACTGGGACCCTGAAAAGAAAGACGCGAAGCTGTTTTTCTCGGTGACGATGGTGGCGGCCATATTCGTGGGCGGCTTGAATCTGGCGTGGGAGGAGAACCCTCTTGGCTCTCGGCTGAAACTTGGGCTCTGTTCCGGCTACACGGATGTCTACGAAAAGCAAGTTCACGTCCCCATGTGCGCGAGTCAGGAACTCGGCGCGTTCCGCTTCGGAAGCACTGTTGTCACG ATCTTCGAGGCTCCCCCGGACTTCAACCTGACGTCCACTGGACAGTGCTCACACACTTCCGCCGGGCAGCCGCAGGGCTACTTGGGGGGTAACCgagagcggccgctgcagcggacgTGTGACGCCTATCGCGGGAACTTCAAATCCGCATTCGAGTTCCTGCTGCACATCAAAGACAAAAGGGAGTACGACGACCAACTGCGAAAAAACACTCTTTTACCCCCGGAGtggcggcgagaagcgggCCGCAGCTGGGCCGAAGCCGTCCGCGCAATGGAACGCGGCCTCCTGTACGGATTTCCGCTGTCTCACTACCTCCTCCAGCAGTGGGCCCCG CGGCTAACAGGCTACGGAGATATTGTCTTGGGGCAGCCTGGAGTGCTTCGGCAACTGAACACCAACGAGGACGAAGCCATTCGAGAGGGGTTCCGATGCTTCTCGCGACAACAGTTGCTCCGTGCGGTGGTGCTCTAG
- a CDS encoding hypothetical protein (encoded by transcript BESB_052790), translated as MNILPILLDDGEKPSIGTAARGSQV; from the coding sequence ATGAATATTCTGCCCATTTTGCTGGACGATGGCGAGAAGCCTTCGATTggaacggcggcgcgggggtcTCAAGTCTAA